A region of Takifugu flavidus isolate HTHZ2018 chromosome 2, ASM371156v2, whole genome shotgun sequence DNA encodes the following proteins:
- the ppef1 gene encoding serine/threonine-protein phosphatase with EF-hands 1 isoform X1, translating to MEMISKQCYMLPPRCDLPLLARKTPTHGILGLIMGCGTSVATATQGKDEKTGRYDATTKTPSSALTIKAAVLIQRWFRRYMARLEMRRRYTWNIFQSIEYAGEQDQLQLSSFFSFMLNNVTHLNGNGPDLISKLMDSASDPWLENENCYNLVTVPETYTGPRLSFPLSVSDMNALLGAFKEQQVRNMALLKLNCLVFVFRTIFYSFHPRRYTPDMFCSCCTRPESSLNKCPTSSTCPQHTPRRLQYVNGLPSAETPYVFNGDFVDRGKNSVEVMVLLFAYLLLYPDYMHLNRGNHEDHLMNLRYGFTKEVMQKYKIHGCEILQLFQDVFSLLPIATIIDGKILIVHGGISDQTDLDFLSILERHKIKSALRFPQTTVEQLSIGQSSRQVKRIRSTDSSRPSSSRSHNIQRTPHQRERRCRPNRQDSSASTSSSSSSSSCSSISLCSLKTPPCFRPHPPPSSPSGSVFQLPFLDSMSAPSPPQHEQEWKQIVDILWSDPKTLKGCCPNTFRGGGCYFGPDVTRRLLLQHGLQLLIRSHECKQEGYELCHSGQVITIFSASNYYEEGSNRGAYIKVGRELMPRFYQYQVSRSTRKLTLTQRVRAAEGSALRALKEKLFTHRSELILGFQEYDHNNTGTILVSEWAQVLETGLRLDLPWRTLRPHLVRLASGGRVDYQSCFEDMEPGVPQVEVTPNLADALFRYRKDIEIIFSIIDKDQSGLISIEEFRHTWHLFSAHLGIKIDNRAIDDLARSIDFNKDGSIDFNEFLEAFRVVHKLDNKDQPVNRIIGKE from the exons ATGGAGATGATTTCAAAGCAG TGTTACATGCTGCCACCCAGATGTGACCTACCGCTGCTAGCTCGAAAAACACCAACCCATGGTATCCTGGGACTCATCATGGGATGTGGCACCTCTGTTGCTACGGCGACGCAAGGGAAAGATGAGAAGACGGGTAGATACG ATGCCACAACAAAGACTCCCAGCTCGGCCCTGA CGATAAAGGCAGCTGTTTTGATCCAGCGGTGGTTCCGCCGCTACATGGCCCGGCTGGAGATGAGGCGGAGGTACACCTGGAACATCTTCCAGTCCATCGAATATGCCGGTGAACAGGACCAGCTACAG CTCTCAagttttttcagttttatgCTTAACAACGTCACTCACCTGAATGGAAATGGACCAG ACTTAATCTCCAAGCTGATGGACTCTGCGTCCGATCCCTGGTTGGAAAACGAGAACTGCTACAACTTGGTCACCGTACCAGAGACGTACACTGGGCCCCGgctgtcttttcctctctctgtctctgataTGAATGCTCTCCTCGGTGCATTCAAGGAGCAGCAGGTCCGGAATATGGCTCTTCTTAAACTGAAttgtttagtttttgttttcaggaCTATTTTCTATTCCTTCCATCCAAGACGCTACACGCCAGAtatgttctgcagctgctgcacgaGACCAGAAAGCTCCTTAAACAAATGCCCAACATCATCCACTTGTCCACAACATACACCAAGGAGATTACAATATGTG aaTGGACTTCCTTCTGCGGAGACACCGTACGTGTTTAATGGGGATTTTGTAGATCGTGGGAAAAACTCCGTTGAAGTGATGGTGCTCCTGTTTGCCTACCTTCTGCTTTACCCCGACTACATGCACCTGAACCGAGGGAACCATGAGGACCACCTAATGAACCTCAG GTACGGGTTCACAAAGGAAGTGATGCAGAAGTACAAG ATACACGGCTGTGAGATTCTCCAGCTGTTTCAGGATGTGTTCAGCCTCCTGCCCATCGCGACCATCATTGACGGAAAGATCCTGATTGTTCACGGAGGGATATCAGACCAGACGGATCTGGACTTCCTCAGCATTCTGGAGCGACACAAA ATTAAATCTGCCCTGAGGTTTCCCCAAACTACTGTGGAACAGCTCAGCATTGGTCAGTCCAGCAGACAGGTGAAAAGAATAAGGTCTACAGACAGCTCTCGGCCCAGCAGCAGCCGTAGCCACAATATTCAGAGAACCCCACACCAGAG GGAGAGGCGATGCAGGCCTAACCGGCAAGACAGCAGCGCctccacttcttcctcctcatcctcttcatcctgctcTTCCATTTCCCTCTGCTCCCTGAAAACTCCGCCCTGCTTTAGGCCTCATCCGCCGCCTTCCTCACCCAGTGGCAGCGTCTTCCAGCTGCCTTTCCTGGACTCTATGTCTGCTCCTTCACCTCCGCAGCATGAACAGGAATGGAAGCAG ATTGTAGATATATTGTGGAGTGACCCAAAAACCCTGAAGGGCTGCTGTCCCAACACGTTCCGGGGAGGAGGCTGTTACTTCGGCCCCGACGTCACCCGAAGGCTGCTGCTCCAACATGGACTCCAGCTGCTCATCCGATCCCACGAGTGCAAACAGGAGGGTTACGAGCTGTGTCACAGTGGACAG GTTATCACGATTTTTTCTGCATCAAATTACTATGAGGAAGGGAGCAATCGAGGCGCCTACATCAAAGTGGGCAGAGAACTGATGCCCCGCTTCTACCAGTATCAAGTCAGCCGTTCCACACGCAAACTCACCCTGACGCAGAG GGTAAGAGCGGCTGAGGGTTCTGCCCTTAGAGCCCTGAAGGAGAAGTTGTTCACCCATCGTTCAGAGCTGATCTTGGGCTTCCAGGAGTACGACCATAACAACACCG GTACCATATTGGTGAGTGAATGGGCACAGGTTCTGGAAACCGGCCTGAGATTAGACTTGCCCTGGAGGACACTGCGACCACATTTAGTTCGTCTGGCATCAGGTGGCAGAGTGGACTATCAGTCTTGTTTCGAAGATATGGAACCAGGGGTTCCTCAGGTTGAG GTCACCCCCAACTTGGCTGATGCTCTGTTTAGATACAGGAAGGACATTGAGATCATTTTTAGTATTATAGACAAGGACCAGTCAG GTCTGATCTCTATTGAAGAGTTCCGACACACCTGGCATCTCTTTAGTGCACACCTGGGGATCAAGATTGACAACCGGGCAATCGATGACCTTGCCCGAAGCATTGACTTTAACAAAGATGGAAGTATAGACTTTAATGAGTTCCTGGAGGCCTTCAGAGTTGTACATAAACTGGATAACAAAGATCAACCAGTCAACAGAATCATTGGGAAGGAGTAA
- the ppef1 gene encoding serine/threonine-protein phosphatase with EF-hands 1 isoform X2: MEMISKQCYMLPPRCDLPLLARKTPTHGILGLIMGCGTSVATATQGKDEKTDATTKTPSSALTIKAAVLIQRWFRRYMARLEMRRRYTWNIFQSIEYAGEQDQLQLSSFFSFMLNNVTHLNGNGPDLISKLMDSASDPWLENENCYNLVTVPETYTGPRLSFPLSVSDMNALLGAFKEQQVRNMALLKLNCLVFVFRTIFYSFHPRRYTPDMFCSCCTRPESSLNKCPTSSTCPQHTPRRLQYVNGLPSAETPYVFNGDFVDRGKNSVEVMVLLFAYLLLYPDYMHLNRGNHEDHLMNLRYGFTKEVMQKYKIHGCEILQLFQDVFSLLPIATIIDGKILIVHGGISDQTDLDFLSILERHKIKSALRFPQTTVEQLSIGQSSRQVKRIRSTDSSRPSSSRSHNIQRTPHQRERRCRPNRQDSSASTSSSSSSSSCSSISLCSLKTPPCFRPHPPPSSPSGSVFQLPFLDSMSAPSPPQHEQEWKQIVDILWSDPKTLKGCCPNTFRGGGCYFGPDVTRRLLLQHGLQLLIRSHECKQEGYELCHSGQVITIFSASNYYEEGSNRGAYIKVGRELMPRFYQYQVSRSTRKLTLTQRVRAAEGSALRALKEKLFTHRSELILGFQEYDHNNTGTILVSEWAQVLETGLRLDLPWRTLRPHLVRLASGGRVDYQSCFEDMEPGVPQVEVTPNLADALFRYRKDIEIIFSIIDKDQSGLISIEEFRHTWHLFSAHLGIKIDNRAIDDLARSIDFNKDGSIDFNEFLEAFRVVHKLDNKDQPVNRIIGKE; this comes from the exons ATGGAGATGATTTCAAAGCAG TGTTACATGCTGCCACCCAGATGTGACCTACCGCTGCTAGCTCGAAAAACACCAACCCATGGTATCCTGGGACTCATCATGGGATGTGGCACCTCTGTTGCTACGGCGACGCAAGGGAAAGATGAGAAGACGG ATGCCACAACAAAGACTCCCAGCTCGGCCCTGA CGATAAAGGCAGCTGTTTTGATCCAGCGGTGGTTCCGCCGCTACATGGCCCGGCTGGAGATGAGGCGGAGGTACACCTGGAACATCTTCCAGTCCATCGAATATGCCGGTGAACAGGACCAGCTACAG CTCTCAagttttttcagttttatgCTTAACAACGTCACTCACCTGAATGGAAATGGACCAG ACTTAATCTCCAAGCTGATGGACTCTGCGTCCGATCCCTGGTTGGAAAACGAGAACTGCTACAACTTGGTCACCGTACCAGAGACGTACACTGGGCCCCGgctgtcttttcctctctctgtctctgataTGAATGCTCTCCTCGGTGCATTCAAGGAGCAGCAGGTCCGGAATATGGCTCTTCTTAAACTGAAttgtttagtttttgttttcaggaCTATTTTCTATTCCTTCCATCCAAGACGCTACACGCCAGAtatgttctgcagctgctgcacgaGACCAGAAAGCTCCTTAAACAAATGCCCAACATCATCCACTTGTCCACAACATACACCAAGGAGATTACAATATGTG aaTGGACTTCCTTCTGCGGAGACACCGTACGTGTTTAATGGGGATTTTGTAGATCGTGGGAAAAACTCCGTTGAAGTGATGGTGCTCCTGTTTGCCTACCTTCTGCTTTACCCCGACTACATGCACCTGAACCGAGGGAACCATGAGGACCACCTAATGAACCTCAG GTACGGGTTCACAAAGGAAGTGATGCAGAAGTACAAG ATACACGGCTGTGAGATTCTCCAGCTGTTTCAGGATGTGTTCAGCCTCCTGCCCATCGCGACCATCATTGACGGAAAGATCCTGATTGTTCACGGAGGGATATCAGACCAGACGGATCTGGACTTCCTCAGCATTCTGGAGCGACACAAA ATTAAATCTGCCCTGAGGTTTCCCCAAACTACTGTGGAACAGCTCAGCATTGGTCAGTCCAGCAGACAGGTGAAAAGAATAAGGTCTACAGACAGCTCTCGGCCCAGCAGCAGCCGTAGCCACAATATTCAGAGAACCCCACACCAGAG GGAGAGGCGATGCAGGCCTAACCGGCAAGACAGCAGCGCctccacttcttcctcctcatcctcttcatcctgctcTTCCATTTCCCTCTGCTCCCTGAAAACTCCGCCCTGCTTTAGGCCTCATCCGCCGCCTTCCTCACCCAGTGGCAGCGTCTTCCAGCTGCCTTTCCTGGACTCTATGTCTGCTCCTTCACCTCCGCAGCATGAACAGGAATGGAAGCAG ATTGTAGATATATTGTGGAGTGACCCAAAAACCCTGAAGGGCTGCTGTCCCAACACGTTCCGGGGAGGAGGCTGTTACTTCGGCCCCGACGTCACCCGAAGGCTGCTGCTCCAACATGGACTCCAGCTGCTCATCCGATCCCACGAGTGCAAACAGGAGGGTTACGAGCTGTGTCACAGTGGACAG GTTATCACGATTTTTTCTGCATCAAATTACTATGAGGAAGGGAGCAATCGAGGCGCCTACATCAAAGTGGGCAGAGAACTGATGCCCCGCTTCTACCAGTATCAAGTCAGCCGTTCCACACGCAAACTCACCCTGACGCAGAG GGTAAGAGCGGCTGAGGGTTCTGCCCTTAGAGCCCTGAAGGAGAAGTTGTTCACCCATCGTTCAGAGCTGATCTTGGGCTTCCAGGAGTACGACCATAACAACACCG GTACCATATTGGTGAGTGAATGGGCACAGGTTCTGGAAACCGGCCTGAGATTAGACTTGCCCTGGAGGACACTGCGACCACATTTAGTTCGTCTGGCATCAGGTGGCAGAGTGGACTATCAGTCTTGTTTCGAAGATATGGAACCAGGGGTTCCTCAGGTTGAG GTCACCCCCAACTTGGCTGATGCTCTGTTTAGATACAGGAAGGACATTGAGATCATTTTTAGTATTATAGACAAGGACCAGTCAG GTCTGATCTCTATTGAAGAGTTCCGACACACCTGGCATCTCTTTAGTGCACACCTGGGGATCAAGATTGACAACCGGGCAATCGATGACCTTGCCCGAAGCATTGACTTTAACAAAGATGGAAGTATAGACTTTAATGAGTTCCTGGAGGCCTTCAGAGTTGTACATAAACTGGATAACAAAGATCAACCAGTCAACAGAATCATTGGGAAGGAGTAA
- the ppef1 gene encoding serine/threonine-protein phosphatase with EF-hands 1 isoform X5, producing MEMISKQCYMLPPRCDLPLLARKTPTHGILGLIMGCGTSVATATQGKDEKTDATTKTPSSALTIKAAVLIQRWFRRYMARLEMRRRYTWNIFQSIEYAGEQDQLQLSSFFSFMLNNVTHLNGNGPDLISKLMDSASDPWLENENCYNLVTVPETYTGPRLSFPLSVSDMNALLGAFKEQQTLHARYVLQLLHETRKLLKQMPNIIHLSTTYTKEITICGDLHGQLDDLLLIFYKNGLPSAETPYVFNGDFVDRGKNSVEVMVLLFAYLLLYPDYMHLNRGNHEDHLMNLRYGFTKEVMQKYKIHGCEILQLFQDVFSLLPIATIIDGKILIVHGGISDQTDLDFLSILERHKIKSALRFPQTTVEQLSIGQSSRQVKRIRSTDSSRPSSSRSHNIQRTPHQRERRCRPNRQDSSASTSSSSSSSSCSSISLCSLKTPPCFRPHPPPSSPSGSVFQLPFLDSMSAPSPPQHEQEWKQIVDILWSDPKTLKGCCPNTFRGGGCYFGPDVTRRLLLQHGLQLLIRSHECKQEGYELCHSGQVITIFSASNYYEEGSNRGAYIKVGRELMPRFYQYQVSRSTRKLTLTQRVRAAEGSALRALKEKLFTHRSELILGFQEYDHNNTGTILVSEWAQVLETGLRLDLPWRTLRPHLVRLASGGRVDYQSCFEDMEPGVPQVEVTPNLADALFRYRKDIEIIFSIIDKDQSGLISIEEFRHTWHLFSAHLGIKIDNRAIDDLARSIDFNKDGSIDFNEFLEAFRVVHKLDNKDQPVNRIIGKE from the exons ATGGAGATGATTTCAAAGCAG TGTTACATGCTGCCACCCAGATGTGACCTACCGCTGCTAGCTCGAAAAACACCAACCCATGGTATCCTGGGACTCATCATGGGATGTGGCACCTCTGTTGCTACGGCGACGCAAGGGAAAGATGAGAAGACGG ATGCCACAACAAAGACTCCCAGCTCGGCCCTGA CGATAAAGGCAGCTGTTTTGATCCAGCGGTGGTTCCGCCGCTACATGGCCCGGCTGGAGATGAGGCGGAGGTACACCTGGAACATCTTCCAGTCCATCGAATATGCCGGTGAACAGGACCAGCTACAG CTCTCAagttttttcagttttatgCTTAACAACGTCACTCACCTGAATGGAAATGGACCAG ACTTAATCTCCAAGCTGATGGACTCTGCGTCCGATCCCTGGTTGGAAAACGAGAACTGCTACAACTTGGTCACCGTACCAGAGACGTACACTGGGCCCCGgctgtcttttcctctctctgtctctgataTGAATGCTCTCCTCGGTGCATTCAAGGAGCAGCAG ACGCTACACGCCAGAtatgttctgcagctgctgcacgaGACCAGAAAGCTCCTTAAACAAATGCCCAACATCATCCACTTGTCCACAACATACACCAAGGAGATTACAATATGTG GCGATCTGCATGGGCAGCTCGATGACTTACTTCTCATATTTTATAAG aaTGGACTTCCTTCTGCGGAGACACCGTACGTGTTTAATGGGGATTTTGTAGATCGTGGGAAAAACTCCGTTGAAGTGATGGTGCTCCTGTTTGCCTACCTTCTGCTTTACCCCGACTACATGCACCTGAACCGAGGGAACCATGAGGACCACCTAATGAACCTCAG GTACGGGTTCACAAAGGAAGTGATGCAGAAGTACAAG ATACACGGCTGTGAGATTCTCCAGCTGTTTCAGGATGTGTTCAGCCTCCTGCCCATCGCGACCATCATTGACGGAAAGATCCTGATTGTTCACGGAGGGATATCAGACCAGACGGATCTGGACTTCCTCAGCATTCTGGAGCGACACAAA ATTAAATCTGCCCTGAGGTTTCCCCAAACTACTGTGGAACAGCTCAGCATTGGTCAGTCCAGCAGACAGGTGAAAAGAATAAGGTCTACAGACAGCTCTCGGCCCAGCAGCAGCCGTAGCCACAATATTCAGAGAACCCCACACCAGAG GGAGAGGCGATGCAGGCCTAACCGGCAAGACAGCAGCGCctccacttcttcctcctcatcctcttcatcctgctcTTCCATTTCCCTCTGCTCCCTGAAAACTCCGCCCTGCTTTAGGCCTCATCCGCCGCCTTCCTCACCCAGTGGCAGCGTCTTCCAGCTGCCTTTCCTGGACTCTATGTCTGCTCCTTCACCTCCGCAGCATGAACAGGAATGGAAGCAG ATTGTAGATATATTGTGGAGTGACCCAAAAACCCTGAAGGGCTGCTGTCCCAACACGTTCCGGGGAGGAGGCTGTTACTTCGGCCCCGACGTCACCCGAAGGCTGCTGCTCCAACATGGACTCCAGCTGCTCATCCGATCCCACGAGTGCAAACAGGAGGGTTACGAGCTGTGTCACAGTGGACAG GTTATCACGATTTTTTCTGCATCAAATTACTATGAGGAAGGGAGCAATCGAGGCGCCTACATCAAAGTGGGCAGAGAACTGATGCCCCGCTTCTACCAGTATCAAGTCAGCCGTTCCACACGCAAACTCACCCTGACGCAGAG GGTAAGAGCGGCTGAGGGTTCTGCCCTTAGAGCCCTGAAGGAGAAGTTGTTCACCCATCGTTCAGAGCTGATCTTGGGCTTCCAGGAGTACGACCATAACAACACCG GTACCATATTGGTGAGTGAATGGGCACAGGTTCTGGAAACCGGCCTGAGATTAGACTTGCCCTGGAGGACACTGCGACCACATTTAGTTCGTCTGGCATCAGGTGGCAGAGTGGACTATCAGTCTTGTTTCGAAGATATGGAACCAGGGGTTCCTCAGGTTGAG GTCACCCCCAACTTGGCTGATGCTCTGTTTAGATACAGGAAGGACATTGAGATCATTTTTAGTATTATAGACAAGGACCAGTCAG GTCTGATCTCTATTGAAGAGTTCCGACACACCTGGCATCTCTTTAGTGCACACCTGGGGATCAAGATTGACAACCGGGCAATCGATGACCTTGCCCGAAGCATTGACTTTAACAAAGATGGAAGTATAGACTTTAATGAGTTCCTGGAGGCCTTCAGAGTTGTACATAAACTGGATAACAAAGATCAACCAGTCAACAGAATCATTGGGAAGGAGTAA
- the ppef1 gene encoding serine/threonine-protein phosphatase with EF-hands 1 isoform X4, whose protein sequence is MEMISKQCYMLPPRCDLPLLARKTPTHGILGLIMGCGTSVATATQGKDEKTGRYDATTKTPSSALTIKAAVLIQRWFRRYMARLEMRRRYTWNIFQSIEYAGEQDQLQLSSFFSFMLNNVTHLNGNGPDLISKLMDSASDPWLENENCYNLVTVPETYTGPRLSFPLSVSDMNALLGAFKEQQTLHARYVLQLLHETRKLLKQMPNIIHLSTTYTKEITICGDLHGQLDDLLLIFYKNGLPSAETPYVFNGDFVDRGKNSVEVMVLLFAYLLLYPDYMHLNRGNHEDHLMNLRYGFTKEVMQKYKIHGCEILQLFQDVFSLLPIATIIDGKILIVHGGISDQTDLDFLSILERHKIKSALRFPQTTVEQLSIGQSSRQVKRIRSTDSSRPSSSRSHNIQRTPHQRERRCRPNRQDSSASTSSSSSSSSCSSISLCSLKTPPCFRPHPPPSSPSGSVFQLPFLDSMSAPSPPQHEQEWKQIVDILWSDPKTLKGCCPNTFRGGGCYFGPDVTRRLLLQHGLQLLIRSHECKQEGYELCHSGQVITIFSASNYYEEGSNRGAYIKVGRELMPRFYQYQVSRSTRKLTLTQRVRAAEGSALRALKEKLFTHRSELILGFQEYDHNNTGTILVSEWAQVLETGLRLDLPWRTLRPHLVRLASGGRVDYQSCFEDMEPGVPQVEVTPNLADALFRYRKDIEIIFSIIDKDQSGLISIEEFRHTWHLFSAHLGIKIDNRAIDDLARSIDFNKDGSIDFNEFLEAFRVVHKLDNKDQPVNRIIGKE, encoded by the exons ATGGAGATGATTTCAAAGCAG TGTTACATGCTGCCACCCAGATGTGACCTACCGCTGCTAGCTCGAAAAACACCAACCCATGGTATCCTGGGACTCATCATGGGATGTGGCACCTCTGTTGCTACGGCGACGCAAGGGAAAGATGAGAAGACGGGTAGATACG ATGCCACAACAAAGACTCCCAGCTCGGCCCTGA CGATAAAGGCAGCTGTTTTGATCCAGCGGTGGTTCCGCCGCTACATGGCCCGGCTGGAGATGAGGCGGAGGTACACCTGGAACATCTTCCAGTCCATCGAATATGCCGGTGAACAGGACCAGCTACAG CTCTCAagttttttcagttttatgCTTAACAACGTCACTCACCTGAATGGAAATGGACCAG ACTTAATCTCCAAGCTGATGGACTCTGCGTCCGATCCCTGGTTGGAAAACGAGAACTGCTACAACTTGGTCACCGTACCAGAGACGTACACTGGGCCCCGgctgtcttttcctctctctgtctctgataTGAATGCTCTCCTCGGTGCATTCAAGGAGCAGCAG ACGCTACACGCCAGAtatgttctgcagctgctgcacgaGACCAGAAAGCTCCTTAAACAAATGCCCAACATCATCCACTTGTCCACAACATACACCAAGGAGATTACAATATGTG GCGATCTGCATGGGCAGCTCGATGACTTACTTCTCATATTTTATAAG aaTGGACTTCCTTCTGCGGAGACACCGTACGTGTTTAATGGGGATTTTGTAGATCGTGGGAAAAACTCCGTTGAAGTGATGGTGCTCCTGTTTGCCTACCTTCTGCTTTACCCCGACTACATGCACCTGAACCGAGGGAACCATGAGGACCACCTAATGAACCTCAG GTACGGGTTCACAAAGGAAGTGATGCAGAAGTACAAG ATACACGGCTGTGAGATTCTCCAGCTGTTTCAGGATGTGTTCAGCCTCCTGCCCATCGCGACCATCATTGACGGAAAGATCCTGATTGTTCACGGAGGGATATCAGACCAGACGGATCTGGACTTCCTCAGCATTCTGGAGCGACACAAA ATTAAATCTGCCCTGAGGTTTCCCCAAACTACTGTGGAACAGCTCAGCATTGGTCAGTCCAGCAGACAGGTGAAAAGAATAAGGTCTACAGACAGCTCTCGGCCCAGCAGCAGCCGTAGCCACAATATTCAGAGAACCCCACACCAGAG GGAGAGGCGATGCAGGCCTAACCGGCAAGACAGCAGCGCctccacttcttcctcctcatcctcttcatcctgctcTTCCATTTCCCTCTGCTCCCTGAAAACTCCGCCCTGCTTTAGGCCTCATCCGCCGCCTTCCTCACCCAGTGGCAGCGTCTTCCAGCTGCCTTTCCTGGACTCTATGTCTGCTCCTTCACCTCCGCAGCATGAACAGGAATGGAAGCAG ATTGTAGATATATTGTGGAGTGACCCAAAAACCCTGAAGGGCTGCTGTCCCAACACGTTCCGGGGAGGAGGCTGTTACTTCGGCCCCGACGTCACCCGAAGGCTGCTGCTCCAACATGGACTCCAGCTGCTCATCCGATCCCACGAGTGCAAACAGGAGGGTTACGAGCTGTGTCACAGTGGACAG GTTATCACGATTTTTTCTGCATCAAATTACTATGAGGAAGGGAGCAATCGAGGCGCCTACATCAAAGTGGGCAGAGAACTGATGCCCCGCTTCTACCAGTATCAAGTCAGCCGTTCCACACGCAAACTCACCCTGACGCAGAG GGTAAGAGCGGCTGAGGGTTCTGCCCTTAGAGCCCTGAAGGAGAAGTTGTTCACCCATCGTTCAGAGCTGATCTTGGGCTTCCAGGAGTACGACCATAACAACACCG GTACCATATTGGTGAGTGAATGGGCACAGGTTCTGGAAACCGGCCTGAGATTAGACTTGCCCTGGAGGACACTGCGACCACATTTAGTTCGTCTGGCATCAGGTGGCAGAGTGGACTATCAGTCTTGTTTCGAAGATATGGAACCAGGGGTTCCTCAGGTTGAG GTCACCCCCAACTTGGCTGATGCTCTGTTTAGATACAGGAAGGACATTGAGATCATTTTTAGTATTATAGACAAGGACCAGTCAG GTCTGATCTCTATTGAAGAGTTCCGACACACCTGGCATCTCTTTAGTGCACACCTGGGGATCAAGATTGACAACCGGGCAATCGATGACCTTGCCCGAAGCATTGACTTTAACAAAGATGGAAGTATAGACTTTAATGAGTTCCTGGAGGCCTTCAGAGTTGTACATAAACTGGATAACAAAGATCAACCAGTCAACAGAATCATTGGGAAGGAGTAA